The stretch of DNA TCCCGGTCTTTTCAGGTAGTAGGAGACAACGTATGAACTACAGTACTGttgctgaaaaaacaacaacaatacaatgGCTCTGGCAAAAGTGAAAGCTACAGTAAAGAAACACTTTGAACGATAAGCTAAACACAGCCAATGATAACATGTTCTCCTCTGCATGTAGACTTGGACTCTGCAATATGTCCAGTTATCTGTCTTAGTCAAGCTATGCCTTTGGCTCAATTAGGCTGCACATGTAAACAGTGTGAAACCAAAAATATCCATTAGGTATTGAATTTAAAGTGAATcacaacaaatgtttttctAACTGTAATAAAACAGTAAACATCAGTGGCCCTTTAAAAGATACACTATTCAATACAAAGCAAAACCAACGATAATAATCATAGTGTATTCAAGTAAAAATTGAAACTTGGTGCTTGGTCATTATGACATTAAATTCAACGCCTTttggttttgtaaaaaaataaataccaaaaGCAAGCAGATACCTCCAAGGACAGAACTTTAGCACACCATATGGCAAAAAACAAGGCAAGCCTGAACAGACTTTAACAGCTGACATTTAACATTGCTGATACAGTATACATAATAACACcatgtaaaacaaaaagcagTGAACATCACAGATATTGCCTTGTGCAGTGAAGCTACTCGTGCAGTCGGTTTTTCAAGACCTGCACCTTTGCAGACATTCTGTTTCCATCCAAATCCAGCAATACTTTTTGGACAAACTCAAAAGTGTATCTTAAGTCTTTGGGATAGCTTAGATTTAAGCTGTAGATCAGGCCAAGCAGTAGTGCACACCCATTAGCAAAATACCTGAGACCCTGAAGCACTTCAACTCCCTCTATAATGATACCGACATCCTCAGCTTCATCAGTGTCCGCTGCTCCCTCATGCCAAATGACGTAGACTCCCATCATTGTTTCCTCCATATCTTTCTTTGCACCAGGATCAAGATCCTGAATGTGGAAgaatgataaaaagaaaaatgttgaagTTTTGAATGCATATAATCCCAAAAGTGTTGTCTTATGTTTTGTCTACCATTCTAAAACCTAGGCAGCTCATTTGACATTGATTCAGGACAAAATTGCAAAATGCCATTAAAAAATACAGGAATATTTGTTCAGaacaatatttaattatttaaccaTACTGATCTCTGCAGGTAGAATTTTTATCTTTTCACTctcaaatttatttataaagttatGAAAGTTGATTTTGAACCTGTGATGTCCTAGCTGATTAGCAAGTTCTTGGAAGGGAAGTGcaaaacttgtgttttctcccccaaaatttaaatacaacaatgaaatattaaaactgTTCTAATTACAAAAAGTAATAATCAAACCAGGTCAAAACAATAAGTCACATGGTCAACaagcagacaaaaaaagttaacattgtCTAACgcagaaacattaaaatgaatgaatcaatatttcagttttgtttaAAACAGTTCTTTGAAATTTACCATGTATTCCTTAATGAGATGTTGTGGATCTTCATTTAGGTACACAGACACTGCTTTGAGCACACAATCTCTCCGTTTTTCAATACTTGGATCCTacaggagacaaataaaaggTTTTGCACACGATACAGAAAAGTAGGAGAGACTTATACatacaataaagttaaaatatttaaaatcatatATACCTTGTCCATTGCTGCCAAAATGACCTTAATTTTCTGTCCTGCTGCCCCTCCCTTCTTACGGAAGACCTTCAGTAAGTTGTCAGTATGCCGATCAAGTTGAAACATGAAAGTAGACCGTAGTGGGACAGTGGTGATTCTGGCAAATTCTGCATCAACCTGAAACATAGTAATATACTTTCAAGCTAAAAAGCCACATCTGAATAAAAACCACATGCTACCAAGGGATGGCATGTTCACCATAACAGGGTTAGAACATTTTTACCTCTCTTTCTGAAAACAGAGCAGGCCATCTGCTCCGTAACTCTGTGATGAAGGGCATATCCTGGATAATTTCCTGCCTTCTATAGGCAAATGTtctttccattttgtttttaatctgctcTTGGTTCTTCTTTTTCACCTCCACTAGAAGTGCTTGTCTTTCAGCCTCAAGACTCTCTTTAGATTCGCCTGCAGGATAACCAGGACAGTAGTTGACTTCGGCTTTCCGAGGCTTTTTCACCTGGTTTGGGCTGTGGTTCAGGGAACCATCCTTTTCTTTCATAGCATTTATGCTCAACTCTGGGCAGCCAATGCCCCTCAGTCTGGTGCGGTAGTTGgccattttgtattttaaactgattttcCAACCATAGTACCCAGAAACGGATCCTTGCTCCTTTAAACAAGGATGTTTTGTTATCAAAGCTTGACTCACATCATCAAGGTCTGCACTTGAAGGatacattttgtatttgatAATTTCTGATGCCAAACTTTCAAGGATAGCAGACTTAAGTTTGGTACTTGGACACAGCAGTGTTCCACTGCTGTGAAAGGCCAGGTTGGCCTTCTCCAGCTGAACGTCGACCTCATAATTGAACTGAGGTAGTGGGAAGGTATGAGGCCATGGCTGTGATCTGAGGGAGGACCCTGAAGATGCAGATCCAGGGGAGGATAGTATGTCAGTGTCTGATGTTGATGAAAAAGATGATAAAGACGTATTATCAACTCCTTGAGGTGAAGCAGTGGGCTCATGGTGAGGTAGAGACGCATTTGTATCATTTGTTAAGTAAATTATCTTCACTGTGCTCTTGTCTTTGATGTCTGAAGTACATGACAAGTTCACAAACTCATTGTCAAATTCAGTGTCTCTGTACTGAAGTCTAAAGTTTCCTGACAAGCCAAAATGTCTTTTAATCTCTTCTTTAAGGTCTGCCACTGAACCTGGTATTCCAGTTGGAAGAGCCAGTTTGGATGCATCATTTACTCCAAGTACAACTCTTATAGTTGCAGCCATCTTGTATTTAatctgaaaagaaaagcagacaaTTGTTAGAAATTAAAAGGCCAGATTCCAGCCTTTTAAGTACTCATGAGTGACAGTCATTTCTTATTTAACATATTGGACAGTAATTATTTTATCATATTAAAGAAGTTACCCGTCACATGTACAAATCTCTTTAATGTCACCATTCGTATGGATCCAACATTATAGTCAGCCAAAGGGTATGGGTCAGCAAGCTCCTTCACATCCAGAATCACCAGCTCTCTTGTTGGATGCAACTCATAGGCTCTGTAGTGCTCCCTATACCATGAGCAAAATTTCCTGATGATGAAACTGACACCATCTTGTAAAATGCATGGCTGAATTATTTCTGCAAATTCTGGCAAACCACCACAAGACCCATGCACAACTATCATGCCCTTTTTGTAGTTAAAGCCAATGAAGGTTGCACTATGGACTAAGTTTACAACTGTGATCCCAGGGTATTTCTGAGTGAGAACGTTTGCAATGTCTTCATTGAGAACTTCAATTGGGACCTTTGAGACTTGTGTTACTTCTGGGGAATATTGTTCACTTTCAGGTCTGGCCATATGATAGCCCACAAtcagttggtgtttttttgccaAGGACAATGTAATATTTCTGAAGTTCTTCGTGTGCCTAACAATCTGCTTAAAAAAGCTATGTTTGGCTTCAAATCGCATCGTCCATAATGCTACAAGAGGACCAAAACATTTAATCATCTCTGGATAATGTTCtagaaaatgatgttttggCAACAATCTTTGATCAGGAAAGGCTTCCTggtatttttttctgtgctcTGAAATTTTGCACTCCAAATATGCAATTGTTTCTGCATAATGAATGGGGGCGACAACTACTTCCACAATATCCTTTAAATCCAAAATGACCTGCCACACAGGTTCATCTGGGGGGACAAGATTCCCAACCATCAAAGGAAGCAATCTGAGAAGACACCAGTTCTCGTGGGCATTTCCccctattgtttttttatttctgtaggTTTGTGTTAACAAATGTGGGCGGTTTGTCTTGTCCCCCCACTTGTATGGAAACAAACGTATTAGATTATTGAATTGGTCAAGAGAAAAGTACTTTTTTGACAGCAGTGCAGTAATGCAGTGCGCTAGTTCAACTGGAACTATGCCCTCAAAAAGATCATGTGCGATGTCTGGGGGATAACCATTAAGGACATCAAAGTGCGATAGACTGTCTGTCAACACACAAGCTCTTTTAACACCAAAACAGTGAACCTGCTCTTCCTCAGCTTTTCTGACATGAAGCTGATGTCTTTCTTTACTTCTGAGGTGGAAAGCTCCTGATTTCACCTCCTGTGACTGAATGTCATCAATCTGCGCTGTACAAAATCGGCAAAAATACTTGCTGGAAAAACTCTCTAGAAACCCAGCAAGCCCATGAGCAGCAAGGTTATCAGCAATTACACATTGTACTGTACCCTTTATAAATGACCCAAGCTGTGGAATAAACAACCCTTGCTGTTCCAAGATCCTTATATCACACAAAAGGGgctcaaatatttttttgtacCCAAATGATTTAACATAATCACTTTTGCACAATAATGAAAGATAAATTGAGGACAAGGCTGAACTTGAACCAGGTGGCAAATTACCTAAAGTCCaataaacaacacacagtttGTGCTTCTTCCTCGATGTTCCCAATGGATTACAAACTTCAAAGTCATCTATATACAGGCATACTGAGAGTCTTAGTTGTTCACCTGAAAAAAACTGATTGTTCTTGTAGTGTTCACCATCTTTGAAAGACAAATACTGCTGTTGAGTCACAGAAGAGACAGTAAGACTATCAACAACTTTATCGATCACATCATTTCGACTGAGCAGTTGTTGTAGGGACTTGATTAAGGGAACATATTGGAACGTTTTGTTG from Solea solea chromosome 8, fSolSol10.1, whole genome shotgun sequence encodes:
- the LOC131463480 gene encoding sterile alpha motif domain-containing protein 3-like, with protein sequence MAATIRVVLGVNDASKLALPTGIPGSVADLKEEIKRHFGLSGNFRLQYRDTEFDNEFVNLSCTSDIKDKSTVKIIYLTNDTNASLPHHEPTASPQGVDNTSLSSFSSTSDTDILSSPGSASSGSSLRSQPWPHTFPLPQFNYEVDVQLEKANLAFHSSGTLLCPSTKLKSAILESLASEIIKYKMYPSSADLDDVSQALITKHPCLKEQGSVSGYYGWKISLKYKMANYRTRLRGIGCPELSINAMKEKDGSLNHSPNQVKKPRKAEVNYCPGYPAGESKESLEAERQALLVEVKKKNQEQIKNKMERTFAYRRQEIIQDMPFITELRSRWPALFSEREVDAEFARITTVPLRSTFMFQLDRHTDNLLKVFRKKGGAAGQKIKVILAAMDKDPSIEKRRDCVLKAVSVYLNEDPQHLIKEYMDLDPGAKKDMEETMMGVYVIWHEGAADTDEAEDVGIIIEGVEVLQGLRYFANGCALLLGLIYSLNLSYPKDLRYTFEFVQKVLLDLDGNRMSAKVQVLKNRLHE